In Candidatus Kaistella beijingensis, a genomic segment contains:
- a CDS encoding sensor histidine kinase, which yields MKEIPFELKLGYVLAIVLMVTLVVFMIFIVVLYSRRQTVLQNERKLKEVEYQNLLLQKELEYQKIAIKERERISHDMHDDFGAVISALKLQINFLKHKIKDKETVKNIHELLETCDELNISMREMLWSLNSENDSLFNLIEYISNYAENFFSKTDIKVHFNNSSTLDMMISSEVRRNLFLCVKEGLNNVYKHGQAKNVYLHFNQTEKEFSIDVIDDGIGIKQSRKDGNGFSNMHCRMTSLNGIFKTMSVEKGAHLNFIIPLLSKS from the coding sequence GTGAAAGAGATCCCGTTTGAGTTGAAGCTCGGTTATGTTCTTGCCATTGTTTTGATGGTCACTTTGGTGGTCTTCATGATTTTTATTGTTGTTCTATATAGCCGGAGACAAACGGTTTTGCAGAATGAAAGGAAACTGAAAGAGGTAGAATATCAAAACTTGCTTTTACAAAAGGAATTAGAATATCAAAAGATTGCAATTAAAGAACGAGAGCGAATTTCTCACGATATGCACGATGATTTCGGGGCAGTAATTTCTGCACTAAAATTGCAGATTAATTTTTTGAAGCACAAAATCAAAGATAAGGAAACAGTGAAAAACATTCATGAGCTTTTGGAAACTTGTGATGAACTGAATATCTCTATGCGAGAAATGCTTTGGAGCCTCAATTCCGAAAACGACAGTCTGTTCAATTTGATTGAATACATCTCCAATTATGCCGAAAACTTTTTCTCTAAAACCGATATAAAAGTTCATTTTAACAATAGCAGTACACTCGATATGATGATCTCATCTGAAGTGAGACGCAATCTGTTTCTGTGCGTTAAAGAAGGACTGAACAATGTCTACAAACACGGCCAAGCAAAAAATGTTTACCTCCACTTCAATCAAACCGAAAAAGAATTCTCAATCGATGTTATTGATGATGGAATAGGGATAAAGCAAAGTCGAAAAGATGGAAACGGTTTTTCCAACATGCATTGCAGAATGACTTCACTAAACGGAATTTTCAAAACCATGTCTGTGGAAAAAGGTGCGCACCTCAACTTTATTATTCCATTATTAAGCAAAAGTTAA
- a CDS encoding alpha/beta hydrolase produces the protein MSVFILSNRKIINEAGKQSFSNEEYSVPNFRIAKCNFDRWIEPTKAEIKKKDYTGRKILDYKLLSEPEIQGYQQVLEVLRKEKNLGDSKLTSANLGGTQRMFYDLYKEMSATKEHSDVLIFIHGFAYTFDDELKAICALKKMYIDDPKCPVNHILFISWPASSTVFPLTYFDDKAASINSGNSLLRLFYLYTQFLKDIFSDGELNPCNQRIHIIAHSMGNRLLQSMLYSLKTSNISRVIDQVVLLSADVSYRVFDEVEDSFIKLPLLANRVSIYVNRKDAVLGISQFSKNILSPRLGKIGPADISKFKAVVSVIDCTGTKNDLEDSFKFKYGNHWNYLSSSAVQSDIVSVLGGTDQNLIAKREKEGTNIFTLA, from the coding sequence ATGTCAGTATTTATTTTAAGCAATAGAAAAATCATTAACGAAGCTGGTAAACAATCCTTCTCCAATGAAGAGTATTCAGTGCCCAACTTTCGAATTGCCAAGTGTAATTTCGATAGGTGGATAGAGCCCACCAAAGCTGAAATAAAAAAGAAAGATTACACCGGTAGAAAAATTTTGGACTACAAACTTCTCTCCGAACCGGAAATCCAAGGTTATCAGCAGGTTCTTGAAGTTTTAAGGAAAGAAAAGAACCTTGGCGACTCAAAATTAACCTCCGCAAATCTTGGTGGTACACAAAGAATGTTTTACGACCTCTATAAAGAAATGTCGGCTACGAAAGAACATAGTGATGTTTTGATTTTCATCCATGGATTTGCGTACACTTTTGATGATGAACTTAAAGCCATTTGTGCACTGAAAAAAATGTATATTGACGATCCGAAATGTCCAGTCAACCATATTCTCTTCATCAGTTGGCCGGCTTCAAGTACTGTTTTTCCTCTTACCTATTTTGATGATAAGGCAGCGAGTATAAATTCTGGAAACTCTTTACTTCGTCTTTTCTATTTATACACACAGTTTTTGAAAGATATCTTTTCCGACGGCGAATTGAATCCCTGCAACCAAAGAATTCATATCATTGCTCATTCTATGGGAAATCGTCTTTTGCAAAGTATGCTATACAGTCTGAAAACAAGTAATATTTCACGGGTAATCGATCAGGTGGTTTTGTTAAGCGCAGATGTGAGCTACCGTGTTTTTGATGAGGTTGAAGACTCATTTATAAAATTACCTCTATTGGCAAATCGAGTAAGTATTTATGTGAACCGTAAAGATGCGGTTCTAGGAATTTCGCAATTCTCAAAGAATATATTATCGCCCCGTCTTGGAAAAATAGGTCCAGCCGATATCTCTAAATTCAAAGCCGTAGTTTCTGTCATTGATTGTACCGGCACAAAAAACGATTTGGAAGATTCATTCAAATTTAAATACGGTAACCACTGGAATTACCTGTCAAGTTCGGCTGTACAATCTGATATTGTTTCTGTTTTGGGAGGAACCGACCAAAATCTTATCGCAAAAAGAGAAAAAGAAGGGACGAATATATTCACTTTAGCTTAA
- a CDS encoding glutamine--tRNA ligase/YqeY domain fusion protein, producing MDEEKKSLNFIEQIIEDDLANGLGKDKLRFRFPPEPNGYLHVGHTKAICINFGLGEKYGAPVNLRFDDTNPEKEEQEFVDSIKADIDWLGFKYDKELYASDYFDQLYDWAVQMIKNGKAYIDEQTSEEITAQRKNPFEEGIESPFRNRPVEESLELFEKMKNGEFEEGAMSLRAKIDMKSPNMNMRDPVMYRILKRPHHRTGDKWKIYPMYDWAHGESDYIEQISHSLCSLEFENHRPLYDWYLDQVYDETKVRNKQREFARMNVSYMITSKRKLQRLVAEKVVTGWDDPRMPTISGMRRLGFTPTSIKKFIERVGVAKRENLIDIQLLEFFVREDLNKISTRVMTVVDPVKLVIENYDENAEEWLETENNPEDENAGTREIPFSRELYIEREDFKEEANNKFFRLKLGGEVRLKSAYIIKAERVDKDENGEITTIYATYDPKSKSGSGTEESLRKVKGTLHWVSAKHALPIEVRIYDRLFTTPQPDAEKEVDFMEFINPESLKVTQGFAEPSLKNAEVGQPYQFQRIGYFTKDRDSSDEKLVFNRTVTLKDGYKPE from the coding sequence ATGGACGAAGAGAAAAAATCCCTCAATTTTATTGAGCAAATTATAGAAGACGATTTAGCAAACGGACTTGGGAAAGATAAGCTCCGCTTCCGCTTTCCGCCGGAACCAAATGGTTATCTGCATGTTGGTCACACCAAAGCCATCTGCATCAACTTTGGTTTGGGCGAGAAATATGGCGCTCCCGTAAATCTACGTTTCGACGATACCAATCCTGAAAAAGAAGAACAGGAATTTGTGGATTCCATCAAAGCGGACATTGATTGGTTGGGTTTTAAATATGATAAGGAATTGTATGCGTCCGATTATTTCGACCAACTTTACGATTGGGCCGTCCAGATGATTAAGAACGGAAAAGCTTATATTGACGAGCAAACTTCCGAAGAAATCACCGCCCAAAGAAAAAATCCTTTTGAGGAAGGGATTGAATCTCCTTTCAGAAATCGACCAGTTGAAGAAAGTTTGGAGCTTTTCGAGAAAATGAAAAACGGCGAATTCGAAGAAGGAGCAATGTCTTTAAGGGCAAAAATCGACATGAAATCTCCGAACATGAACATGCGCGATCCGGTGATGTATAGAATTTTGAAACGACCTCACCACAGAACAGGCGACAAATGGAAAATTTATCCAATGTACGATTGGGCGCATGGAGAGTCGGATTACATCGAGCAAATTTCCCACTCTCTTTGTTCTTTAGAATTCGAAAATCACCGTCCACTGTACGATTGGTATTTGGATCAGGTTTATGATGAAACCAAAGTGAGAAATAAACAGCGCGAATTCGCAAGAATGAACGTTTCTTACATGATCACTTCCAAAAGAAAACTTCAACGATTGGTTGCAGAAAAAGTAGTGACAGGATGGGATGATCCAAGAATGCCTACAATTTCTGGGATGAGAAGATTAGGATTTACACCCACTTCCATTAAAAAATTCATTGAAAGAGTGGGTGTCGCAAAACGTGAGAACTTGATTGATATCCAGTTATTGGAATTTTTTGTACGTGAAGATTTGAATAAGATCTCAACAAGAGTGATGACTGTTGTTGATCCCGTAAAACTGGTAATTGAGAACTATGATGAAAATGCTGAAGAATGGCTGGAAACCGAAAATAATCCCGAAGATGAGAACGCAGGAACTCGTGAAATTCCTTTCAGCAGAGAACTTTATATCGAAAGAGAAGATTTCAAGGAAGAAGCCAATAACAAATTTTTCCGTTTAAAATTAGGCGGTGAAGTTCGTTTGAAATCAGCATACATCATTAAAGCCGAAAGAGTTGACAAGGATGAAAATGGTGAAATCACCACGATTTATGCCACCTACGATCCCAAATCAAAATCTGGTAGCGGAACCGAGGAAAGTCTGAGAAAAGTAAAAGGAACTTTGCATTGGGTTTCGGCAAAACATGCTTTGCCAATAGAAGTAAGAATTTACGACCGATTGTTTACCACTCCACAACCCGATGCAGAAAAAGAAGTCGATTTCATGGAATTCATCAATCCGGAAAGTTTGAAAGTTACCCAAGGATTCGCAGAACCTAGCCTTAAAAATGCCGAAGTTGGGCAACCATATCAGTTCCAAAGAATTGGATATTTCACAAAGGATAGAGATTCTTCAGATGAAAAATTGGTTTTCAATAGAACGGTGACTTTAAAAGATGGTTACAAACCAGAATAA